Genomic window (Phacochoerus africanus isolate WHEZ1 chromosome 1, ROS_Pafr_v1, whole genome shotgun sequence):
GTATCAGGCTTTACTTTTCAATCTCCAGCTGTCACTGCCTATTGCTCTGCCATATCTCTACTAGCCATACAACTTCAGGAGTGTACCAACTCTCTGAACCATGGTTTTCTCAACCCTCAATAGAGAACTGTATGTTTCTCTTAAAGGTTGTCatgaagaatttctttaaaaaattaataaatgcttgGCTATCAGTGGAAACTCACTAAGTGTGAGTTCCCACACAGAACTAGTAACTGCTCAGGTCCCAAAATTGACTATTTGGAAGACAGGTCCATCTGTAACAATCAATCCACCCCTACCTCAGATGTATATCGGTATAATCaccatggaaaatagtacagaggttcctcaaaaacttgaaagtaggactaccatatgatccagaaattccacttctgggtatatattcaaagcaAGTGAAAATAGGATCTGGAAgcgatatctgcactcccatgttcattgctgcattattcacaatagccaagatatagaaacaacttaagcAACCATAAACTGTTGGGTGGACAATGacgatgtggtgtgtatatatacagtggaatattattcagccaagagaaagaaataactcctgccatttgcaacaagatAGAGGAGACTTTAGGGCATgacaatatgtaaaataaattagacaaagacaaatactatatgatatcacttatatgtgaaatctaaaaaacaaaaaattcatagaaacagagttaAGGTGTGGTCACCAGGGATTGGGGAGAGGGCATGGAGTGGGGAGATGTTTGTCagagggtacaaacttccagttataagatgaataagttctggggctCTAGTGTACACTATGTGATTGTACATATAACAGTGTATTATATACATGAAAGTTGATAAAAAgtatagatcttaaatgttcccACCACAAAGAGAAGTGGTATTTATGTGACTTGATGAGGGTATTGGCTAACACTAtaatggtaatcattttgcaatatataagtctctcaaatcaacacattgtatGCCTTAAGCtcacacaatgttatatgtcagttacatctcagtaaagctgggggtGGGAATTTACCCCCAGCCTTGCTTCTGGGGGAAAAGTGTGACACCGCAGCTCAGTGCTCAACTTTGGATAGACCTGTAGTTGGAAATTCTCTCCTTGATGGTCATGTGGATTTAGGCAAAGAATTAAACTTCGCTCTATATTGGTGTCCCcataaatgaaaatgattataAGAATAGTCCTTCTTTCCTAGGGTAATGGGAAAACAAATGTGAGAAGTACTTAGCATGCTTTCTGGGACGGGGACATGACAACAGTTGGATAAATGTTAACTAACATAAggctctcccccccaccccccggcatcTTTTGCCATACCTACTCTCCTAAGTACCATTCGGAGGTGGTATCCCTATAGCTGAATGTCCAATATGGATATCaggcagaaaggggaaaaaaaatcaacaaataatcCAAATCACCCAACTCTCTTCCCCATAGGCCCGAGGTCTCttatcccacccccaccccgtcccaCCCCCAGATAGCTCACAGTTTGTCCTTCATTTCTTTGAGGTCTTGACTCAAACATCACTTCAGTGGCATCCCAAACACTTGTATAAAATTTCACATGCCCCCCCACACCATCCTGTCACCCCatccttgctttattttctgtTACACCTGTCAGCAAAGGACACACCTCAGAATCTGTTTACTTTAAGGTTTGTTTCCTCCCACTGGAATATAAGttcccccagggcagggatctCTGTCTACCTGATTCAGTGGCTCTACCCACAGCCCCTAGAACAGACCCCAGGGCAGACAGCAGGCACCCAGTTAAcactgtgttgaatgaatgaatgagtgtctgagtgagtgaatgaacgaATGACAAGAAGATTCTGAGTTTTAATTATGAGACCAGAGAGGTTTCACAAGGATGGGGGTTGGTCTCGGATCTGACTCAAGTCCTCTCACCTGCCTAACCTTGGAATTCTTCATCTTTTAGCTGCCACACAAGTTGCATAGGCCCTATATCTGGGTGCTGACTCCAGGCGCCGTTCGTTTAAAGGAAAGCACCGCCACCCTACTTTTGAAACTGCAGCCTGCATAGGAGTGAAAAGAGTCCCAGTGGGCCACCTCtgggtgggggacagggggaTCCCCGCGCCCGGGTCActcctcctccccaaccctcccaccgcctcttcccctccccccaccggcTTAccctgggggcggcgggggcgcaGCGGGCCTCCAGGCTGAGCCCGGTGGCGGCGGCGTCGAGGCTGCGGGCGCCTTCGCTGGACCCGCATTGCCCCCTAGTGCCGCGCGGAGTCAGGGCGCCGGGCTCCCCCGCCTGATGTCACCGCCGTGCAGTCAGCCCAGAGGCGGCTCATTGAAAGCAGACCCTCCTCGGCGCTGGCTGGGCGGAGGCGCAGCTGTCCGCAGACCCGCCACGGGCCGGGCAGAGCCGGGCGCCCCCTGCCCGGCTGCCCGCTCCTCCCCGCCGCTCCCCGCGAGCCCGGCCCGGCGCGCCTGACGTGGACCATTAAACTTGGAGCTGCCGCCTcgtcccctctctcctcctcctccctctgacaGGCGAACGAGCGGCTTGGTGCAGGCAGGAGACGTGCTGCCGGGCTGGCCTGCCCGGGGGAGATGACTTCTCGTCAGGAGGGCGCCTCTGGGAAGAAGACCACGGGGGAAGCAAAGTTTCAGGGCAGCTGAGGAGCCTTCGCCGCAGCCCTTCCGAGCCCTGTCACCCCCCCTGGCTATGGAGGGCGGACTCTAAAATGAATCCCGATCTGGACACCGGCCACAACACATCAGCACCTGCCCATTGGGGAGAGTTGAAAAATGCCAACTTCACTGGCCCCAACCAGACCTCGAGCAACTCCACACTGCCCCAGCTGGACATCACCAGGGCCATCTCCGTGGGCCTGGTGCTGGGTGCCTTCATCCTCTTTGCCATCGTGGGCAACATCCTGGTCATCTTGTCTGTGGCCTGCAACCGTCACCTGCGGACGCCCACCAACTACTTCATCGTCAACCTGGCCATTGCCGACCTGCTGCTAAGCTTCACTGTGCTGCCCTTCTCAGCGGCCCTGGAGGTGCTGGGCTACTGGGTGCTGGGCCGAATCTTCTGTGACATCTGGGCGGCAGTGGACGTCCTGTGCTGTACAGCCTCCATCCTGAGCCTATGCGCCATCTCCATCGACCGCTACATTGGGGTGCGCTACTCTCTGCAATACCCCACTCTGGTCACCAGAAGGAAGGCCATCTTGGCGCTCCTCAGCGTCTGGGTCTTGTCTACGGTCATCTCCATTGGGCCTCTTCTTGGGTGGAAGGAGCCGGCACCGAACGATGACAAGGAGTGTGGGGTCACTGAAGAACCCTTCTATGCCCTCTTCTCCTCCCTGGGCTCCTTCTACATCCCTCTGGCGGTCATTCTGGTCATGTACTGCCGTGTCTACATCGTGGCCAAGAGGACCACCAAGAACCTGGAGGCTGGCGTCATGAAGGAGATGTCCAACTCTAAGGAGCTGACCTTGAGGATCCACTCCAAGAACTTTCATGAGGACACCCTCAGCAGTACGAAGGCCAAAGGCCACAACCCTAGGAGTTCCATAGCTGTCAAACTTTTTAAGTTTTCCCGGGAAAAGAAGGCGGCCAAGACCTTGGGCATTGTGGTCGGGATGTTCATCTTGTGCTGGCTACCCTTCTTCATCGCTCTCCCACTTGGTAAGTTGGAGCCTTGGCGGAAGGGCATTGGGCATTTTCAGATCTTGGGTTGATTGATGAGCTCACTATAAAGTTTTTGTGGGATTTGGTTTTTCATGCAGCCTGTGTGTGTTTGGAGGCTGGGGACTGTTGCTTGATCTGCAAAGGCTTTGCAGATTGGCTAGCTGGCTAAGAACCAACTCAGGTGTTAGTGGAACGTGCTAAGTATGGTACGAGTCACTTGAAATAGAACCACAGGAGGAAAATCTGGTATGTGGAATGACTCATTCAACAGCTTCagtttaataattaaaaaggaCACTGGACTTGAACATCACACCAGCATCATTTCAGTAGTAATGATGTGCCAGCTAAGGCAGCATCAGTAATGCAGCATACAAAATAGTTTGTAGTTGCCGCAGACACGGCGTTTGGGAAGCAGGGAGGCAGCTCGTACACAGAAAGGCAGTTTTTCATTCAGCATCTTCAGGGCTCTTGCAGAGACCCAAGCTCCTCAAGAGCTTTGCAGAGGCTAcgttcttcccctcctcccttcgcCACTTGCTATCACCTCCATGCTCTCCCTTCACTGGGAGTTAATGAGAGCATTTTGCAGCCTCACAGCCCCAACCAGCCTTTCTCTAAAGCTTAAGATTTGAAAGAGAAGGCAGATAGCCAGGAGGTCACATATTCTCAGTTTTCTCCCAAAAATTTACCTAACTCTGGTGATTTATGGAATGCCTAGCGTTATAGTTGCCTCTCACCTTTGGCTGCCAGACACCAAAACCTGCTAGTATGAAACTGAGCCCTTCCTCTCCCATAAAAATGTGCCCATTTTCTCTTGTTTGGGGATCCTGCTAAGTGAGTTCCTTAAAAGGCTACCTGACCTCCTCTAAGGATGAAGCTGAGGTCTGGTTAGGAGGTAAACCTAGAAGGTTTAGGTAAACCTAACAAACTGTCCACATGGCTCAGGAAACACTTGCCCCTTCTCTGAGGTACTGAtctgctttgatttctttgtctttccccGGGGGGACACTCTAGAAGATGAATGGATGGAGGTGATCATGACAGAGTCATGTGCTGTGATATCAGAAGAGGCAATGGCTGCTGCATGCTGGGGACCACTAATGCTCAGTCACACCAGGGGCTCCGTTAGAACTGAACATAACCCAATCCTCAAATAGCAAAAATCTTAAAGACACACTGCTTCCAAGAGAAAGAGGCAAATGGAAAGAGGGCAAACTGATGTCAGGAGTTTCCAtctaaaaatgataaagaaaaaaaagctgtttaaCCTACTCTCCATGTTGTCATTTCTGAGGCAATCTTGCAAACTAATgcctttcagaaatattttcaatgtgtTAAGTGGAAGGGTTTGAAGCTCTACCCCTCAGCAGTGATCACATCCCACTGCAcagaagctttcttttcttttccaaggtCTCTGGACCCTTTTGCAGGTTGGTTGGGATAGAGTAGATAACTGTTCAAACTGCATTGGACCATGCAAAGATTATGGTTATACATAGAGGTGATTCGGCCCCTaattagctatgtgaccttgggcaaatgatagctcctctgtgagcctcagtttcttcatctgcaaaataggaCTAATTACTCTTTGTTCCATGGGGTTTGCGCTAGGGCATGGGAACGTCTTAATACAGTGTCTGGTACAGAACAAATGGCTCAATGAAAGTTAGCTCTTAGTACTACAAATCAAACCCCAGTCACCCTGCAGCCATAACtatgttttttctcctttattcatttGCCCATCTCACACCTGTTGTTATAGGTGTTTCTGTCTATGCCTTTCTGAGATCTTGTCTTCCTAACATCTGgggttctttctcctttcttcctcttcccttgagCCTCAGCCTGCATCCTCAAGAGGGGGACAAGGCTCCAGAAGGATGCAGGAATGGATCAAAGGTGCAGGCTTTCACCTTCAAGGGCAGGGAAAACAGATGAGGAGGCTGCCAGCATGTTGAAATGGAAGGAGCACTGCTCAGAGTCAGGAGCAATAGAGTTTGCATATGAGCTGTGCCGTCAATTAGCTCTGTGAACCTAGGTTTGCTGCTTTGCCTTTCTGGGCTTCAGATCTCACTTCCAGGGAAAGAGGGCTCTCAAACTTTAATAAGGATCAGAATCATTTGGGAGCTAGATACAAATTCAGCTTCTGTGGCCTAATGCACAGAGAATCCGATTCGGTAAATTGGAGGATTCCCGGGAATCATGTGTTTAGCCCACCAGGTGATTCTGAGCAGGTAATGGACAGACCAGgttttgagaagcactggccaGAGGAACTCTCCGTTCCCTTCAGGCTCCAGCCTCCGATACCAAGATTTTTAAATGCTACAAAGATTAGCGCTTCTCCAGCCACTCAGTGGTGCAGGACCATGTGGCTTCTCTCTGGGTCCCTCTCTTCACGCCCACCCTCAGTTTCTTCTCACTCTATTTCCATTTCCCCCCTTTCTGTCTATGCCTTTCTGAGATCTTGTCTTCCTAACATCTGGGGTTCTGGGTTTCCACACCATAGAAAGCGAGACATTTCTTGCCATTCTGATGCTATCAgggtttgtttctcttctccttGCCATGAAAACTTTCTGACCAACCATTATCTTCCAGAGATTCTCCCAGTGTGGTCTCCCTGAGCTCACTCCATCCACAGAAAGGGTTCTTCTACAAACCCAACCCTTGGCATAAGGAGTATGGACTTCTGGCCTTGAGCGCGAGATGGACTCCAAAGTTACTCAAGAGTTTCAAACAGAGAAGGTGCTTAATTAACATCTTCTTAGTAATTTAGAAGGAGCATCTGAGCAGAATGGAGATGTGGGCTTCCACTTCCTCTGAGTTCAAATAACACCCAAATAAAAGTAGCATGATATAGAACAAAAACCCCTTTGAAATCTGAAGCAGGTTCCAAATTCTGAATTTTCCATGAAAGCCTTTTCACTCAGAAGGGGAGAAAGCAGATCTGGGGGAAGAGAGTGGTTGGCAAACAGAGAAGCCCAAGTAGGAGTAGCTTGCAGTTGGCGATAGACTTCCAGGTGCCTGGATGGCACGAGATCTCCATCACTGTGCTTGTCTTCTCCATGGGAGAGAAGGGTTGGGATTCCTTctggggagaagagaaaatagCCTTGCCCTCTACAGGGTCCTGGTCAGGGGCcccatttgttttccttcctcccttatttttatttttaggagcaATTTGGGGCTGCCTGCAGAGCCAGGCTTCATCTCCTGCAGAGCCCACCCCACCTGTAACACCCTCCCTACCTCCTCCTCACCCTTCCCCTGTGGCCTCAGACCAAGTCGGGCCAGGGACCAGCTCTCACTTACTCAGGAGCAGGGATGGATCCACCAAACAAGGACCTCTTTATTCAGCCCCTGGAATCAGGCCATGAAGGGACAGGAAATAATTGGAATATAATATAGCAGCATTTCTCCTTGATGGGCCATGTGCAAGATGTCCAAGGAATCTTCAGCTGTCCTGCATTATAATGAAAGCCAACTCCCACCCGCCTGGGGAAGGCCTGGTCAGGGTCTCAAGAAGTGGCCAGGCTACTGAGGGATGTTCATTGCATTGGGGAGGGTTGTGGGTAGCAGGAAATACTGGGCAGCCAACTGGAAGCTGGGCTTAGTGCGTTGTTTAGAAAACACTGGAACCTTGCCTCGATCCAAATCTTTCTTCCgtcttttaaaatgctgaaaggcaCCAGGAAGCCATTATTGAGCTAACTGCTTTCCCCTCCAAATAAATGAAGGTCAATTTCAAAGAAACGGTTGTGCTCTCTATAGTACTGGAACCAAATAGGAATCCCTCTCTCCATTGATTTGTTTCTCCAGTCCGCTCATTCAAATTAGGGCTGATGAATTTCCACCTCCCACAAGAGCACAAGGGAGGGTAAGGGTCTCAAAGATGACTCAGGACAGAGCCAtccccacaaacacacatactAATCCTCCAGTTCTAAGGTTTCAAAACACAGGGATATGAATTGCTCCCAAGGAAAACAGTTGGTTTGAATGAGGGGAAATTTTACATACAGGGAATCCTTCCTAGAAGAGAGACCTCTTATTACAGGAAAACACATCCTACCATTTATGAAATCATTAAGGAAGACTTCCTaaagcatctactgtgtgctagACATTGTACTAATCGCTGGGTTGTTGACCCAAAGCAAACATGGGCCCTGCCTGCAGGAGGCTGACGGCCTAATAAGATCATATTATCATGgagcacatactatgtgccagacattctGCTAGGCCCTCTATAGACATTATCTCACTAATCCTGACAGCTACCCTGACAACTCCCGAGTAATTGCTCCTTCTCAGCAAATGAACataccaaagctcagagaggttagacTTCTTGCTCTAGGTTGCACAGCAAGTAAATGAGACAAGAATTGAATCCAGGTCTGTCAGAACTGCCGCTTACCTGGTCCCCTGCACAAAGGAGATGTCTGACCTTTTTGCTTTCTGGTCCCAACCTGCTCACATAGCAGGTGTTCTCCAGAAACCCCATGTCAAAAGCTGATTATCCTACTTCTGTTACAAAACCCTGTCTTTCTTCCACTCCCCACTCACCCctgaaaaaaagatttactcaTAAAATGTCAGGGAAGGTCATTCACATTCTAGCTCAGGGCTAGACTTTCTCCACAACCTCCTGCACTGTATATGGCATGGGTCTCTCAAGATTTGGCATGTAACTGAGTGCAGAACTTATCAGTTAAGAGGCCTTGAGTTTGTCATTCTCTCCAGGTGTGAaaatgaaatagggagttcccgctgtagctcagcaggttgtgaacccagctaatatccatgaagacgccggttccattcccagcctcactcagtgggttaagatctggtgttgccgtgagctgtggtgtaggttgcagacatggctcagatctggctttgctgtggctgcagtgttggccagcagctgcagctctgattcgacccctagcctgggaacattcacatgctaccctaaataaataaataaaataaaaaataaatagataatactACTTACCTGTTAATGTtggttatgaaaattaaaaattaaaactaaatcaGGAAAAGCACATACCAGTTGTTCTTCCAAAGCTCACTaataataaagttaaacatattcATTACTATCAAAAAAGATTGGGCATTTAGTCACCCCCGCTAGGAAGAAAAAGTGGGACCTTGCCCTTCATCTAGCGACCTAGCTCCACATCATTagtcattcacttattcattcactgataagtatgtatttattggaaGCCTACTAGGTCCAGGCATTGTGCTGGCGATTGAGTTGTGAGCAAAGCAACTATGCTGCTTGTTCTCAAAGAATTTAGTTCTGGTGGGAACACAggtaatttgaaaaatac
Coding sequences:
- the ADRA1B gene encoding alpha-1B adrenergic receptor — encoded protein: MNPDLDTGHNTSAPAHWGELKNANFTGPNQTSSNSTLPQLDITRAISVGLVLGAFILFAIVGNILVILSVACNRHLRTPTNYFIVNLAIADLLLSFTVLPFSAALEVLGYWVLGRIFCDIWAAVDVLCCTASILSLCAISIDRYIGVRYSLQYPTLVTRRKAILALLSVWVLSTVISIGPLLGWKEPAPNDDKECGVTEEPFYALFSSLGSFYIPLAVILVMYCRVYIVAKRTTKNLEAGVMKEMSNSKELTLRIHSKNFHEDTLSSTKAKGHNPRSSIAVKLFKFSREKKAAKTLGIVVGMFILCWLPFFIALPLGSLFSTLKPPDNVFKVVFWLGYFNSCLNPIIYPCSSKEFKRAFVRILGCQCRGRRRRRRRRRLGGCAYTYRPWTRGGSLERSQSRKDSLDDSGSCLSGSQRTLPSASPSPGYLGRGAPPPVELCAFPEWKAPGALLSLPAPEPPGRRGRQDSGPLFTFKLLTEPESPGTDGDTSHGGCEAAADVANGQPGFKSNMPLAPGQF